The Planctomycetia bacterium genome segment CACGGCTTCCGCCTCGATGCCGCCGACGCCCCAGCCGAGCACGCCGAGGCCATTGATCATCGTGGTGTGGCTGTCGGTGCCGACCAACGTATCCGGTACTGCCACGCGGCCATGCTGATCCTCGCGCAGGAACACGCCCTTCGCCAGGAACTCCAGGTTCACTTGATGCACGATGCCGACGCTGGGTGGGACGACGCGGAAGTTGTTGAACGCCAGTTGACCCCAACGCAGAAACTCGTAGCGCTCGCGATTGCGGGAGAATTCCATCTCGACGTTCAAATCGAGCGCATCGCTTGTGGCAAAACGATCGACCTGCACGGAGTGGTCGATCACCAGATCGACGGGAATTAGTGGATTGATTTTTTTCGGATCGCCGCCGAGCCGCTTCATCGCGGCCCGCATGGCGGCCAGATCTACCACGCACGGCACGCCGGTGAAGTCCTGCAGCACGACCCGCGCCGGCTTGAAGGGAATCTCCACTTCGGCCACGCCGTCGGCATTCCAGCCGGCCAGGTTGCGGACGTCTTGTTCGGTCACTTCGTAGCCGTCGCACGTGCGGAGCGCGGCTTCCAGCAGCAGTCGCACGGAGTACGGCAACTCACTGATCTTGGCGAGGCCGAGGGCTTCCAATCGCGCCAGGTCGTACAACGCGGCGGGACCTTGGCCCGTTTCAAAATTTCGTCGGGCCGAAAACGGATCGTGCTTGAGCGAGGCCTGGGGCATACGTCAATACCGTGGGGATCGCAAGAACTGCGGTGTGTCGAAACTGCTGACCGGGAAGGGGCGACAAGCCCGGATTTCCGTGGTGGGCGGAACAATTCTACCGGATGAACGGCCGGTTGTCTGTGGCGAGGCGTCCGGCTTGCTGGCTTGGCGCGAATTCGCCCGTCCCGCTGGCGGGGAGGCGCCAACTTGACCTCGACGTTTGGCGCAATAGGGTTGCTTGGGTGATTGCCTGATCGCCCGGCGAGCTAGTCCGTTCCGCGGTCTCAACAAGCAGAAAACCATGACGCAAACATCTTCGGACAGCCTGTTGGCGCGTTTGGCGGGCGGCGGCAATGACATGGACGCCTGGTCGTCGCTCGACGCCACGCGACCGGCGCACGACGAAGCCGTGCAGGCCCCGACATGCGACGAGTGGGACGAGCAAGAGCAAAAAGAACGAGACGCCAAACTCGACCACCTCCTCAGCCGTATCGCCGATTTGGCGGGCGGCAACAATATGACGATCGACGAGGAAGGCGCCTTCCTCCCGCTGGAGCCGGACACCCTGGAGGAGGCCCAGCTCTCGGAAGGGGAAGTCGAAGCGCTGATCCTCAAGTACCTGCTCGCCAAGGGAAGCGCCACGGGGCGCGACTGCGCGGATCAGGTGCGGCTGCCGTTCAAGATCGTCGAGCGGTTGCTGACGCAGCAAAAGGCGGAGCAGTTGGTGTTCCTGCGCGATACGGCGCCGATGAACGACTACTTCTACCAGCTCTCCGACAAAGGCCGCGAGCGGGCCAAGCGCTACGCCGAGCATTGCACTTATTTCGGCGCTGCGCCGGTTTCGCTGCGCGACTACATCCAAAGCGTCGCGTCGCAGTCGCTCACAGCGCAGCATCCCTCGACCGAAGACCTGGACCGCGCCTTCAGCGATCTGTTGATGAACAAGCGGATGCTCAACCGCCTGGGACCGGCGATCAACTCCGGCCGCGGGTTGTTCCTGTACGGCGCCCCCGGCAACGGCAAGACGAGCATCGCGGAGCGGATCACCAAATCGTTCGGCGAGTACATCTGGATTCCCCGCGCCATCGGCGTCGACGGCGAAATCCTGCGACTGTTCGACCCGAGCAATCATGAAGCGGCCCCGGATCCCCCCAACACCGGC includes the following:
- a CDS encoding AAA family ATPase gives rise to the protein MTQTSSDSLLARLAGGGNDMDAWSSLDATRPAHDEAVQAPTCDEWDEQEQKERDAKLDHLLSRIADLAGGNNMTIDEEGAFLPLEPDTLEEAQLSEGEVEALILKYLLAKGSATGRDCADQVRLPFKIVERLLTQQKAEQLVFLRDTAPMNDYFYQLSDKGRERAKRYAEHCTYFGAAPVSLRDYIQSVASQSLTAQHPSTEDLDRAFSDLLMNKRMLNRLGPAINSGRGLFLYGAPGNGKTSIAERITKSFGEYIWIPRAIGVDGEILRLFDPSNHEAAPDPPNTGLLDQRRLDKRWIRIRRPTIVVGGELTMNSLEVAFNRITGISESPLQLKSNCGTLVIDDFGRQRMSTDELLNRWIVPLEKRYDFLNLSNGKKIQVPFDQLIVFSTNLEPKDLVDEAFLRRIPYKIEVVDPSEDEYRELFKLMASKMQIVYDDKVVDYLLDTHYRTVNRNLRCCHPRDLLLQVRNFCRYRNVPPEMTKEYFDFAVENYFAVV